In Marisediminicola antarctica, one DNA window encodes the following:
- a CDS encoding preprotein translocase subunit YajC, which translates to MDPTLILLVVALGAFIVFQVFQGRKRKRETEERQTKFVPGVEVMTNYGLYGTILTMDEETNVVEIESAPGTVLRIHRQTILKVADYAVVAEPEEATDVLENDESAVIDENDVDGSRVVAPEFGERVERVEPEATPADQPKKSDD; encoded by the coding sequence ATGGACCCCACACTAATTCTTCTCGTTGTCGCGCTTGGCGCCTTCATCGTCTTCCAGGTGTTCCAGGGCAGAAAGCGCAAGCGCGAGACCGAGGAACGCCAGACGAAGTTCGTTCCCGGCGTCGAGGTCATGACGAACTACGGCCTCTACGGCACCATCCTCACGATGGATGAGGAGACCAACGTCGTCGAGATCGAGTCGGCACCCGGAACGGTCCTCAGGATCCACCGCCAGACGATCCTCAAGGTCGCTGACTATGCCGTCGTCGCCGAGCCCGAGGAGGCGACCGACGTACTCGAGAACGATGAGTCGGCCGTCATCGACGAGAACGACGTGGACGGATCACGCGTCGTTGCCCCCGAGTTCGGCGAGCGGGTCGAGCGGGTCGAGCCCGAAGCTACCCCCGCCGATCAGCCCAAGAAGTCGGACGACTAG